Proteins encoded within one genomic window of Capsicum annuum cultivar UCD-10X-F1 unplaced genomic scaffold, UCD10Xv1.1 ctg50589, whole genome shotgun sequence:
- the LOC124892783 gene encoding multifunctional methyltransferase subunit TRM112 homolog A, translating into MRLLTHNMLSSNIKGVANGFPLKIEVVTVVEKEVEFNIEFLKKMFSKVEWKALAEASRTMGYTELPENADASMLDSDDFLHKFHHALLELHLEEGALVCPETGRKFPVNKGVPNMLLHEDEV; encoded by the coding sequence ATGAGACTGTTAACTCACAACATGCTATCATCGAACATCAAGGGAGTCGCAAATGGATTCCCGTTAAAGATCGAGGTTGTGACAGTTGTCGAGAAGGAGGTTGAATTCAATATCGAATTCCTTAAGAAGATGTTCAGTAAAGTTGAATGGAAGGCACTTGCGGAAGCTTCTAGAACAATGGGATACACCGAGCTGCCCGAAAATGCTGATGCATCTATGCTTGATTCGGATGATTTTCTGCATAAGTTTCACCATGCGCTTCTTGAGCTTCATCTGGAAGAAGGGGCGTTGGTTTGTCCGGAGACCGGTAGGAAGTTTCCGGTTAATAAAGGGGTTCCTAATATGCTCCTT